In one window of Sus scrofa isolate TJ Tabasco breed Duroc chromosome Y, Sscrofa11.1, whole genome shotgun sequence DNA:
- the LOC110257906 gene encoding heat shock transcription factor, Y-linked-like has protein sequence MANAPSEIQGVSPKDESTGSESSITSPWCDNSITGDLDLRSQIEEKAFQALSEGSLMKEPCHTLCASEPDGDNDFPPLPFPRKLWEIVESDRFKSIWWDENGTSIVINEERFKKEVLERKAPFRIFETESMKSLVRQLNLYGFTKLRRNFQRPASLANILAEDNEVSAWNKLQFYHNPNFKRGCPHLLVRMKRRVRVKNASPVSASVLQGCSKKRSRTGGDVDNHNSDVAAETRGEDAFSASTNLNVPLIRWPSMSQRISNTTTPTRSGLSSPSSPSFRPPGQIAMAQHAIFSQLTTFHMHSQSSYSPASGHIVNFITTTTSISQYRCISYFPSGYFGLRVEPSPLPTRYQNISPTEGPVSNPQPAAHPWFPMPMATDTSAASLSRPNPQSSSVSEHLPNYH, from the exons atggcaaatgctccttcagaaattcaaggtgtgtctcctaaagatgaatcaactggttcagaatcctccattacatctccatggtgtgataactcaatcactggggacttggacttgaggtctcagattgaagaaaaagctttccaggcttTGTCTGAGGGCTCCCTGATGAAAGAGCCATGCCACacattgtgtgcctctgaaccagatggagataatgattttcctcctctgccctttcccagaaaactttgggaaattgttgaaagtgatcgatttaagtccatttggtgggatgaaaatggaacctcgatcgtgattaatgaagaacgcttcaagaaagaagttctggagagaaaggctcccttcagaatttttgaaactgagagtatgaaaagcttagttcgacagcttaacctttatggatttactaaattgcgaaggaattttcaaagacctGCCTCACTAGCCAACATTCTGGCAGAAGATAATGAAGTCTCTGCTTGGAACAAG ctgcagttctaccataatccaaattttaaacgaggctgtccccatctgttggtgaggatgaaaagaagagtcagggtgaaaaatgcttctccagtGTCGGCTTCTGTACTTCAAGGTTGCAGCAAGAAGCGCTCTAGAACAGGGGGTGATGTGGATAACCATAATTCTGATGTGGCTGCAGAAACTCGTGGAGAAGATGCATTTTCAGCCTCTACAAACCTAAATGTGCCTTTAATAAGATGGCCTTCCATgagccagagaatttctaatacaactaccCCAACTAGAAgtggtctttcttctccatcatcaccatcattcaggccaccaggacaaattgccatggctcaacatgctatttttagtcagttgaccacgtttcacatgcactcacaaagcagctactctccagcaagtggccacatcgtgaatttcattacaactaccacttccatttctcagtaCCGCTGTATTTCTTACTTCCCAAGTGGTTATTTTGgactgagggtggagccttctccTTTGCCAACCAGATACCAGAATATATCACCAACTGAGGGCCCTGTGTCTAACCCGCAACCAGCAGCCCATCCATGGTTCCCAATGCCAATGGCCACTGACACATCTGCTGCCTCGCTTTCAAGGCCAAATCCTCAGTCCTCTTCCGTATCTGAACATCTCCCTAATTACCACTGA